From one Lycium barbarum isolate Lr01 chromosome 6, ASM1917538v2, whole genome shotgun sequence genomic stretch:
- the LOC132645061 gene encoding uncharacterized protein LOC132645061 — MGRVKLEAQQAKNTIINHFSHPHTLELITHQNFAPSQLCSGCKIQATGSIYTCKSCNFFLHLECSQMPQQITHPFDKEHNLILRPKPIYPEGNFQCDACGETGDGFSYHCKTCGTDLHILCAVLPQCVIHWSHHHQLELIFSPPYPDQSFCCDICKNLGANHWLYRCHTCGFDAHLNCTQLQSPPHQSHFHQHPTASTNSRSAPQQHQPSGMGQHHSAGLDHMNQGINNGTTVVPPFGARRDDEISPQEILQKQMQNQDKLMAEMIMGAVSHRTQQLNQLIDVGLNRPNQGTNNGTAAAPQFGGSQNNEMSLPEILRKQREDQDKMIQEMIMGATSRHNQQLSQLIAASSRQNQEINQQFNQTLMNYASAGAGQGGMPNVYQSMMGAGGFNNAGAGNILQALSGGGGIGGLDLSGLFGNLDL; from the exons ATGGGGAGGGTGAAGTTGGAAGCTCAACAAGCCAAGAACACAATCATTAATCATTTCAGTCATCCTCACACTTTAGAGCTAATCACTCATCAAAATTTTGCTCCATCACAGCTATGTTCAGGCTGCAAGATTCAAGCCACTGGATCAATCTACACTTGCAAATCTTGCAACTTTTTCCTCCACCTTGAATGTTCCCAAATGCCACAGCAAATCACTCATCCATTTGACAAAGAACATAATCTCATTCTCCGCCCAAAGCCCATTTACCCTGAAGGGAATTTCCAGTGTGATGCATGTGGGGAAACTGGGGATGGCTTTTCTTACCACTGCAAAACTTGTGGCACTGATCTTCACATACTATGTGCAGTTCTCCCACAATGTGTCATTCATTGGTCTCATCATCACCAGCTCGAGCTTATATTTTCACCTCCTTATCCTGATCAATCATTCTGTTGTGATATCTGTAAGAATCTTGGTGCCAATCACTGGCTTTACAGATGCCATACTTGTGGTTTTGATGCTCATTTGAATTGTACACAGTTACAAAGTCCACCGCATCAAAGTCATTTCCATCAACACCCAACAGCAAGTACTAATTCTAGGTCTGCTCCTCAGCAGCATCAACCGTCTGGCATGGGCCAGCATCATTCTGCAG GGCTAGATCACATGAATCAGGGGATTAACAATGGAACTACTGTTGTACCGCCATTCGGGGCAAGGCGGGACGATGAAATTTCGCCCCAAGAAATTCTGCAAAAGCAAATGCAAAATCAAGATAAATTGATGGCAGAAATGATCATGGGTGCCGTTTCTCATCGGACTCAACAACTAAACCAACTCATTGATGTAGGGCTAAATCGTCCGAATCAAGGGACTAACAACGGAACTGCTGCTGCACCACAATTCGGGGGAAGTCAGAACAATGAAATGTCGCTCCCTGAAATTCTGCGAAAACAAAGAGAAGATCAGGACAAAATGATACAAGAAATGATCATGGGTGCTACTTCTCGGCATAATCAACAACTAAGCCAGCTCATAGCTGCAAGTTCTAGGCAGAACCAAGAAATAAACCAGCAATTCAACCAAACACTTATGAATTATGCCTCTGCTGGTGCAGGACAAGGAGGAATGCCAAATGTATACCAAAGTATGATGGGTGCTGGTGGATTTAATAACGCTGGAGCTGGAAATATCTTACAAGCATTATCAGGTGGTGGTGGAATTGGTGGTTTGGATTTGAGTGGATTGTTTGGAAACCTCGACTTATGA